The segment GCAAATGCCGAGTTGGGCGCGCTTTGCAAACTTTTTGGGCTTAAAGAAATTGATGATGGATTGCGGGAGAGTATCTTTAAAAAAGGCTGTGTGAGCGCGTTGGAGCGTTACACTGGCGTGGCGTATGAGGCGCTAGCTTACGCTAAGCTTGAAAATACTGCGCGCGAATTTTTGGGCGCCAATGTGATAATTTTTTCAAATCTTTTTGGGCCGATTTCGGGGCGCGACCAGCTCCCTGAATATAAGCTTAAACAAGGCGAGAAATTTTCTGGGCTTGATTTGCCAAAAATTTATAGGGAAAATTTTAGCGCGAAAATAGATGAAATTTTGGAGTGTGAAATAGAAAATGGCGAGTGCGTGGTGGATCTGCGCGCTGGGTTTTATGAGAAATTTTACGAGTTAAAAGTCCCGCATCTAAGCTTTAAATTTATCAAAAATGGCAAGGTCGTAAGCCATTATGCTAAGGCGTATCGCGGGAAAGTATTGCGCGAAATCGCACGAAATTTAGCCAAAACCGAGCGGGAAATTTTAAATTTAAATTTTAGTGGTGTAAAATTAGCCGAAATCAGAGAAATTTCACTCAAAAAAGAGATAGTTTTGGAAATTTGCGAAAACTAAGGGGAGAAAATGCTTTTTATAATACCATTTTTAGGGATTTTGGTAGGTTGTATTTCTGGGTTTTTCGGCATTGGTGGCGGCACAATCGTCGTGCCGATAATGATGGCGCTAGGATACGATATCAAAGAAGCCGTGGGGATTTCGATTTTGCAAATGCTTTTTAGCGCGATTTTTGGGTCGTATCTAAACTACAAAGCAGGCAAACTCCGCCTCGATAGTGGCGTAATTGTGGGGCTTGGCGGACTTTGTGGCGCGTCGCTTTCTGGCTTTATCGTCGCAAATGTGGCTTCAATCGTCCTAGAAATCGGACTTTTGCTGACTTTGACAATCGCGTTTTGCAGAGTTTTGATGACAAATGTCGAAAACACTGCGCCCAAAGAACCAGCCAAAATTTTGCTTTTTGCCGTGGGCTTTGCAATCGGCGCAATCGCCATTAGCATGGGCGTTGGCGGGGCGATTTTCTTAACGCCGATTTTGGTCGGTTTCCTTGGCGTGGATATCAAAAAAGCTGTTTCTATGGGGCTATTTTTCGTGATTTTTAGCTCGTTTAGCGGATTT is part of the Campylobacter sp. VBCF_01 NA2 genome and harbors:
- a CDS encoding sulfite exporter TauE/SafE family protein gives rise to the protein MLFIIPFLGILVGCISGFFGIGGGTIVVPIMMALGYDIKEAVGISILQMLFSAIFGSYLNYKAGKLRLDSGVIVGLGGLCGASLSGFIVANVASIVLEIGLLLTLTIAFCRVLMTNVENTAPKEPAKILLFAVGFAIGAIAISMGVGGAIFLTPILVGFLGVDIKKAVSMGLFFVIFSSFSGFLSMAYNGNVQYLEGVLMGLGGLVGVYFGTKISHKVAKSTQKKCLLVMYVVMFLLALKKTLGVDFGIL
- a CDS encoding YaaA family protein; translation: MKVLFSPSEMKSKIGSDKILDLSNFEFCDESGVRANAVKEYAKFVANAELGALCKLFGLKEIDDGLRESIFKKGCVSALERYTGVAYEALAYAKLENTAREFLGANVIIFSNLFGPISGRDQLPEYKLKQGEKFSGLDLPKIYRENFSAKIDEILECEIENGECVVDLRAGFYEKFYELKVPHLSFKFIKNGKVVSHYAKAYRGKVLREIARNLAKTEREILNLNFSGVKLAEIREISLKKEIVLEICEN